GACCGGGCCGGACGCGCCTTGCCGTGGCGGAAAAAGGGCAACGAACGCCCCGATCCCTACCATGTCTGGCTGTCGGAAGTGATGTTGCAGCAGACCACGGTGGCGGCGGTGACCCCCTATTTCCTGCGTTTCATTGAGCGCTGGCCGACAATCGCCCAACTGGCCACCGCCCCCACCGACGATGTCATGCATGCCTGGGCCGGCCTGGGCTATTATGCCCGCGCCCGCAACCTGCACGCCTGCGCCAAGATGGTGGCCCAGTGGCGCGGCGGCCAGTTCCCCGATGACGAAGAGGCGTTGCGCAAGCTGCCCGGCGTGGGCGACTACACCGCCGCCGCCATCACCGCCATCGCTTTCGGCAAGCGCGCCGTGGTGGTGGACGGCAACGTCGAACGGGTGATGGCCCGCCTGTTCGCGGTCACCGAGCCGTTGCCGGCGGCCAAGGGGCGATTGAAAGCGCTGGCGGCACACCTGACCCCGGACATGCGCCCGGGCGATTATGCCCAGGCGGTGATGGATCTGGGCGCCACCATCTGTTCACCGCGCAATCCGGCTTGCGGCATCTGCCCGTGGATGAACGAATGCCAGGGCCGCCGTCAGGGCATCGAGGCGCAATTGCCGGCCAAACTGGCCAAGCCGGAGCGCCCGACCCGTCACGGCATCGCCTATTGGACCGCGCGCAAGGACGGCGCCGTGCTGATCCGCCGCCGCCCGCCCCAAGGATTGCTGGGCGGCATGATGGAAATCCCGTCGACGCCGTGGCGCGACGACACCCCGTGGGACATGGCCGAACTGGCCGCCCATCAGCCGGTCGCCGCCCAATGGCGCCCGCTGCCGGGGCTGGTGCGCCACACCTTCACCCATTTTCATCTGGAATTGCGCCTCGTCGCCGGCAAGGCCAGCGCCAACGCCACGCCGCTGGGTCTGTGGGTGGCCTTGGACAAGCTGTCCGACCACGCCTTGCCCAGCGTCATGGTCAAAGTGGTCAAACATGCCCTGGCCAAGGCCTATTGAGAAAAAGGAGGAAACCAACCATGCGCGCCTGCATTCTGGTCTGCTTGCTTGGCCTCGCCGCCGCCCCGGCCCTGGCCGCCGATCATACCCCCGCCGGCGAACGGCTGTTGCTGGCCCCGCCCACCGGTTGGCAGCCGGTGCAATTGTCGCGTACGGACAAGATGGTGGTGACCCGGCTGTATCCGCCCGGCCAGGACGAAAAATCGTGGACCGAAATCCTGACCGTGCAGATTTATCCCAAATCAGGGCAGACGGCACGGCAGTTCGCCGACAGTATCGTCCAGTACACCCGCGACGCCTGCGAAGCCGCCGGCCCCAGCGCCGTCAACGAAAAGCCGGTCAACGGCTATCCCATGGCCAGCGTCTCGGTCACCTGTTCCAAGGGCAAGGCCTCGGGCCAGGGCGGCTTCGTCCTGGTCACCGCCATCCAGGGCAAGGACGCGCTTTACGCGGTCCAGCGGCAATGGCGCGGCGCCCCCTTCGGCCCGCGCGACACGCCGGCCTTTCCGCCCGACATGCTGCGGCAGTGGAGCGCCTTCATCCACAATGTCAGCCTGTGCGACACCCGCGACAGCCGTCATCCCTGTCCATAATGGTACCCGGGGAAAAGTACACTGAGGCGAAGCCGAAGGACTTTTCCCCGAGTATCCATCAATGTTGCTCGCGCGTGGCGGTGAAGCGGATGGCGGGGAAATCCTGCTGCGCCCGACCCAATTGCCAGGTGTTGCGGGCCAGATAGACGGCGGCGCCTTCGCGGTCCTCGGCCATGTTGGTCTTGTGGGCCAGGGCGAAACGGTCCATTTCCTTGGCATCGTCGCAACTGACCCAGCGGGCGGTGACGAAACCGCCATCCTCGAACCCGGCCTTGATGCCGTATTCGGATTCGATGCGGGTGGTCAACACGTCGAACTGCAACGGCCCGACGACGCCGACGATCCAGGTCGAGCCGTCGACGGGCTTGAACACCTGGGAAACCCCCTCTTCCGCCAGATCGTCCAGGGCCTTCTTCAATTGCTTGGCCTTCATCGGGTCATCCAGGCGGACGCGGCGCAGCACTTCCGGGGCGAAGGTGGGAATGCCCAGGAAGTTCATGTCCTCGGCTTCCGACAGGGTGTCGCCGATGCGCAACTGGCCGTGGTTGGGGATGCCCATGATGTCGCCGGGGAAGGCCTCTTCCGCCAGTTCACGACTTTGCGCCAGGAAGAACACTGGGTTGACCAAAGCCATCAACTTGCCCGAACGCACATGCTTGACCTTCATGCCGCGCTTGAAGCGGCCCGAACAGATGCGGAAAAAGGCGATGCGGTCGCGGTGGTTGGGGTCCATGTTGGCTTGGATCTTGAAGACGAAGCCGGCCACCTTGTCCTCGGTCGGCTCCACCAGCCGCTTGTCGGTCTTGCGCGCCAGCGGGCTGGGCGCCAACCGGCCGATGCCGCGCAGCAATTCGGCGACGCCAAAGGTCTTCAAGGCCGAGCCGAAGAACACCGGGGTCATGTGCCCGGCGCGGAAACTTTCCAGATCGAATTCGGGATAGCCGCCCCGGACCAGTTCCACCTCGTCGCGCAGGCGGGCGGCGGCGGCGGCCCCCACCGCTTCGTCCAGCTTGGGGCTGTCCAGGGGGGCGTCCACCGCCATCTCGGCGATGTGATCGCCGCGACCGGGGTCGAACATGATGACGCGGTCGTTGACCAGATCATAGACGCCCTTCAAGTCGCGGCCCATGCCGATGGGCCAGGTCACCGGCACCACGTCGAGGGCCAGGGTCTTTTCCACCTCGTCCAGCAGGTCGATGGGCTCGCGCCCCTCGCGGTCCACCTTGTTGATGAAGGTGACGATGGGCATGTCGCGCATGCGGCAGACTTCGAACAGCTTCAAGGTCTGGGTTTCGATGCCCTTGGCCGCGTCCAGCACCATAACCGCCGAATCGACGGCGGTCAGGGTGCGGTAAGTATCCTCGGAAAAGTCTTCGTGGCCGGGCGTGTCCAGCAGATTATAGGACAATCCCTCGTGCTCGAAGCTCATCACCGAGGCCGACACCGAGATGCCGCGCTCTTTCTCGATGGCCATCCAGTCCGAGCGGGTACGCCGCTGTTCGCCGCGCGCGCGCACGGCCCCGGCCATCTGAATGGCGCCGCCGAACATCAAAAGCTTTTCCGTCAACGTCGTCTTACCGGCGTCGGGGTGGGAAATGATGGCGAAGGTGCGGCGCAGGGCCGTTTCTTGAGCAAGTGAAGTCATGCGGGTTTTTGTCCCGAACGGCGCTATAAATCAAGGAAATTGACGGAGCCCGCCATGTTGGACCTGAAGCTCGACCGCGATCTGGAAAACCGCCTGACCATCGTTGCCCGCAGGCAGGGCCGCAGCCCGGAAGAGTGCGCGCTGGCCGCCATCCGCTCTTACGTGACCGATTGCGAGGAGGCGGCCCAACTGGCCCGCCAATTATCGGGCGGCGAAACCATGATGCGCCCGCCCGACGGCTTCTATGATTGAAAAGAAAATGGCCGCCTTCGGTACCGAAGGCGGCCATTTCTAAATCAACGCCCTACCCCAACAAGCGTTCGATATTGTCGAAATGCATGGTGGACGAGGTGTTGTTGAGCGCGTCCTGGAAGACGATCTGACCGTCGGCGTCGGTGCTGAACACCACCGAGTTCTGGTCTTCGCTGACATTGGCCGTGCCGCTTTGGATGTCGACGATGAACGACTTGCTGGCATCGTCGGCGGCGGTGGCCAGGATGTCGCCGCCGTCCACCACGGTGAAGGTCCAGTCGAAGCTGTCGGCGGAGCCGTTGTTGTACTGCACCATCAACGCGTCGATGCCGTTGCTGCCGCCATCCAGGCTGCCATCATAGCCCCACGGCACGATCATGGTGTCATCAACCACGGCGCTGCCGTCCGAGTTCCAATGCACTTCACCCGCTGCCTCGCCTTCCAACGCCAGATTACTGCTGAGGTTGGTGGTGAAGGTGCTGGTGCTGCCATCGGACAGGGCGACGGTGATGTCGCGGCTGCCCGCATCCAAGGTACCGTCTTCACTGGACAGGATGATGCTGTCGGCGATGGTTTCGTAATCCGTCGCCGAGCCCGATCCCGAGAAGATCAGCGCGTTGCTACCGCTGTCGAAGCTGACGGTGATGCCGCTGGTGATGCCGTTGCCCGACACTTCCAGCAAGCCGGCTTCGTTGACGCTGACGGTCATGCCGCTAAGCGCCAGCGAGTCCCCGGTCAGGCCATCCAAGGTCACCGTCATCTGGTTGATGCTGGCGCCATCGGCGATATCCAACCCGGCGGTGACCGGGATGGTACCGTTGAGATGGGCGCCGTCATCGCCGAAATAGACGCTGCCCAGGGCATCGCCGCTGACCGTGGTCGGAGTGGCGCTGCCCGCCTCGTCCACCGTCACCGGAATGGACAGCGAGCCGGAAACCCCGCCCGTGCTGTCGGTCACCGTCACGTCGACGTTGCGCATTCCGTCCAGCAAAGTGCCGGTCGAACTGGTGAAGATGACGTGGGTGTTGACGATGGCCTGATAATCGGCGAACGACGCCGCCGGATTGCTGAAGGTCAGGGTGTCGGTACTGTCGTTGTAAGTGACGGTGAAGGTCTTGCCGTTGACGCTCACCGTCATGTTGCCCGAGCCGTCGAAAGCCGGGCTAACCCCGCTCAGGCCCAAGGCATCGCCGGCCTTGGCGCCGCTGATATGCAGCGACATCGATTGCAAGGCGGTGCCGTCCACGTCGCTGATCAGCACGCTGGCATCGTGCATCAGATGCATGGCGGCGTTGTGCGCCCCCGCCGCGATACCCAGGCCGGCGACACCGGACAGGGCCAGAGTGGGGGCATCGTTGACCGCCACCACAGTGACCGCAAGGTTCTGGCTGGTGGACGCCGTGTCGCCATTGGCTTCGGTGGCGGTGGCGGTCAGGCTCAGATTGACGGTGCCATTGTAATCGGCGGGCGGCACCATCTTCACATTGGTCAAGGTGCCGGAAATGGTCACCGACCCGCCTTCGGTGTTGACCGTGTGCTCGGTCCAGGTGGTGCCGTTGGTGGTGGCCAGGAACTTGGTCCCCGCCGGTGCCCCGGCAATGGTCAGCGACAGGGTTTCCGAGCCGTCGGTATCGACACGCGCATCGGCGATGTTAAGGGTGATGGCGGTGTCTTCGTTGCCGCTCACCGTGTTGGCCGTCACATTCAGGGTCGGCGCATCGGCATCGGCGACCAGGGTGACGGTGAAGGCGAACGAACCCGAGCTGGCGCTGGTATCGGTGTTGCGCACCGTGTCGCCATAGGTACCGGTACCGGCATTGAAGGAATCGGCGTCGTCATCGACCGAAACCACCGACACGCCCATGGTCCAGGTGCCGGCCACATGGGTGGCTCCGTCGAAGTACAGCTTGCCGCTGCCCAGCAGGTCCAGGCTGCGCACTTCGGTGGCGGAAACCGTCACCGTCCAGGTGGAGCCGGTCTGGGTCCAGGTGCCCACCGCATTGCCGGCGGCATCGGTGATGCCGTTTTGCAACGGCACGCCGGTGATGGTGATGATCGCCGTTTCCGAAGCGTCGAGAACCTGGACGCCCAAATCCAGGGCCAGCAACACGTCTTCGGTACCGCTGACATTCTGCGGATTGACGGTGGCGCCGTCGGCGCGGGCCGCCACCACGACGGTGAACGGTGCCGAGCTGTCCTCGACCCAGGTGTTGGTGCCGGCTTCCTTGGCGAAGGTGGTCACGGTCAGGTTGGCGTCGGCGGAATTGTCCTGGGCCGGAACGAACTTGACGCCCTGCAATTCCCACTTGCCGGTGCTGGTGTTGAAGGAAAGCGAACTGTCCTTCACCGTCCAGGTGCCGTTGCCGTTGTTATAGGCGCCGGTCAGCGAGGCGCCGGTGGGCACGCCGCTGATGATCACCGACATGGTCTCGGTGCTCCAGTCGGTGCCGGCGGCGATGACGTCGGAATGCTGGATTTCCATGTTGAGCGCGATGCCGCCCGACTGGTCCTCGATGCCGGCATTGACGCCGGGGGTGAAGACGCTGTCGTCCACCACCGCATCCACCACGATCTGGAAATGCGAGGTCTTGGTCTGGACGTCGGTCAGGGTGGTGGCACCGCCATCGACGGTGACCTGATCCTTGACCTCGACCAGCACTTGCAAGCCGACCGTGCCGGAATAGTCGTTGGCGGGGTTGAAGTGCAGACCGCTCAAGACGATGCCCGAGCTGTTGAACAACGAGGTATCGGTCACGGTGACGGTATATTCGGTATAGCCGCTGCCGTGCACCCCTGCGCTCATGGTGAAGCCGCCGCTACCGTCGGCGGTCAGTTCCCCCGTCACCTTGCCGCCTTCGTCGGCGATGCGAATCTTGATGACGTTGGAATTCAGGCTTTCCGAATTATCGATGTCGATATCGGTGATGGTCAGCGTGATGCCGGCATCGGCGCCATCCTCGGCCACATGATCGATATTGCCCTGAACCGAG
This is a stretch of genomic DNA from Magnetospirillum gryphiswaldense MSR-1 v2. It encodes these proteins:
- the mutY gene encoding A/G-specific adenine glycosylase yields the protein MSVCDPSALARSLLAWYDRAGRALPWRKKGNERPDPYHVWLSEVMLQQTTVAAVTPYFLRFIERWPTIAQLATAPTDDVMHAWAGLGYYARARNLHACAKMVAQWRGGQFPDDEEALRKLPGVGDYTAAAITAIAFGKRAVVVDGNVERVMARLFAVTEPLPAAKGRLKALAAHLTPDMRPGDYAQAVMDLGATICSPRNPACGICPWMNECQGRRQGIEAQLPAKLAKPERPTRHGIAYWTARKDGAVLIRRRPPQGLLGGMMEIPSTPWRDDTPWDMAELAAHQPVAAQWRPLPGLVRHTFTHFHLELRLVAGKASANATPLGLWVALDKLSDHALPSVMVKVVKHALAKAY
- a CDS encoding peptide chain release factor 3 codes for the protein MTSLAQETALRRTFAIISHPDAGKTTLTEKLLMFGGAIQMAGAVRARGEQRRTRSDWMAIEKERGISVSASVMSFEHEGLSYNLLDTPGHEDFSEDTYRTLTAVDSAVMVLDAAKGIETQTLKLFEVCRMRDMPIVTFINKVDREGREPIDLLDEVEKTLALDVVPVTWPIGMGRDLKGVYDLVNDRVIMFDPGRGDHIAEMAVDAPLDSPKLDEAVGAAAAARLRDEVELVRGGYPEFDLESFRAGHMTPVFFGSALKTFGVAELLRGIGRLAPSPLARKTDKRLVEPTEDKVAGFVFKIQANMDPNHRDRIAFFRICSGRFKRGMKVKHVRSGKLMALVNPVFFLAQSRELAEEAFPGDIMGIPNHGQLRIGDTLSEAEDMNFLGIPTFAPEVLRRVRLDDPMKAKQLKKALDDLAEEGVSQVFKPVDGSTWIVGVVGPLQFDVLTTRIESEYGIKAGFEDGGFVTARWVSCDDAKEMDRFALAHKTNMAEDREGAAVYLARNTWQLGRAQQDFPAIRFTATREQH